One window of Candidatus Portiera aleyrodidarum genomic DNA carries:
- the smpB gene encoding SsrA-binding protein SmpB, translating into MQNISIIYYNRKAKYKYFIFDKFEAGISFFGWEIKSIRFNKFNLNNTYITIKYNSAWLVGANFIPINTTNKLIKIKKIKKLLLKKKEISYIKSYINIKRYTCIPLKFYWKKHLIKCELALVKGKKLIDKREIEKKRDWDRKKKLSF; encoded by the coding sequence ATGCAGAATATATCAATAATTTATTATAATCGTAAAGCAAAATATAAATATTTTATTTTTGACAAATTTGAAGCCGGAATATCTTTTTTTGGTTGGGAAATAAAAAGTATACGTTTTAATAAATTTAATTTAAATAATACTTATATTACAATCAAATATAATTCAGCTTGGTTAGTAGGTGCAAATTTTATACCTATAAATACTACAAATAAATTAATTAAAATAAAAAAGATAAAAAAACTTTTACTTAAAAAAAAAGAAATTTCATATATAAAATCATATATCAATATTAAACGATATACTTGTATACCTTTAAAATTTTATTGGAAAAAACATCTTATAAAATGTGAATTAGCTTTAGTAAAAGGTAAAAAATTAATTGATAAACGTGAAATAGAAAAAAAAAGAGATTGGGATCGTAAAAAAAAATTAAGTTTTTAA